The nucleotide sequence GACACCCTACCCGGCGTCGCCGTTGGTATCCTCGATCACGGAGGTTTACGTCGATAGCGCGACGGGGGTCGCTCGGGTTCAGTGGAGCAAGGGGTTGACGATCGATACAGGAGGCGTTGTCGCGATCGCGTCGACGCCGCCTCATAATCAGGGTGACATTGTGCCGTTGCCTCCAACTCTCGTCGTGGCCAAGGGGACATACGTGATCTGGAGCGAGGTCAGCTACAAGTACACGCCGGCCGTCGGTTATATCCTGGCGAAGGCTGGCAAGACCGTTGAAGATGCCGCCTTCACGCGTCCGCGCCTGGAGCTCTGCGTTAAATATCGAGCATCCGCTTCGGATCCCCTGCCTCTCAACTGCCCGACGCTGTGACGGCAGCAGTCTGCGATAACCTTCGCAACTCGTAGCGTTCACCGCGACCTTCTCCTGGAGGAGGACCGGCGCTGTATTCGTCGGTTGCATTGGTTCAAGCTTCGGTAAGGGCGGGCTCGATCCGGTGCATCGGAAAGCCGCTTCCGTATGGCAGCACTGTTTTAGCGCGGGGATACGTCCAACTCTCCACTGACCGACACAAGGCGCTTCTGCCCAACGCCATCGTGGGGCTTGAGCTGCCCATGATCCGCACCCGCAGGGCCGCGTTAGCGCAAGCGGGAACCGGTTTTCGCTTGGGACAAACGCGAAGCGTTCGTCGGGGGGATCATCCGCCAAGACATTAGATCTTGATCCGATTCAATCCAATCGGATCAAGATCTATCGCGTGCGAGCCACGCGGAATTCCTCGATTTAGCGCCTGCTTGTGCCGGCTACCGAACGGGCAACCGATCTCATCGTAGTCCATCTGGACACCTGCCGCCTTGAGATAGAACCCGAAGAAGGCGCCGGCCTCGTGGGCCATCCGTAATTCTGACCGAATTTTAAGGGCCCACG is from Bradyrhizobium sp. AZCC 2176 and encodes:
- a CDS encoding TadE/TadG family type IV pilus assembly protein → MQKVSLRVRGLLDDRSGLAAIEFAMIFPLMVVMFLGVVEISSAIAVDRKATQVARTLSDLTSQMKSVVNADIISFGETAKAIMTPYPASPLVSSITEVYVDSATGVARVQWSKGLTIDTGGVVAIASTPPHNQGDIVPLPPTLVVAKGTYVIWSEVSYKYTPAVGYILAKAGKTVEDAAFTRPRLELCVKYRASASDPLPLNCPTL